A genomic stretch from Thauera sp. GDN1 includes:
- a CDS encoding ArsC family reductase: MPPTIYGIKNCDTMKKTFAWFEGAGVAYGFHDYKKAGIDAATLARWCDTLGWEALVNKRGTTWRKLAPEQQAVADRAAAIALMQAQPSLIRRPVIDFGAGGLVVGFDPEAFAARTA; encoded by the coding sequence ATGCCCCCGACGATCTACGGCATCAAGAACTGCGACACCATGAAGAAGACCTTCGCCTGGTTCGAAGGCGCCGGTGTCGCCTACGGTTTCCATGATTACAAGAAGGCCGGCATCGATGCGGCCACGCTGGCGCGCTGGTGCGACACGCTCGGCTGGGAGGCGCTGGTCAACAAGCGCGGCACCACCTGGCGCAAGCTCGCGCCCGAGCAGCAGGCCGTCGCCGACCGCGCCGCCGCCATCGCGCTGATGCAGGCCCAGCCCAGCCTGATCCGCCGCCCGGTGATCGACTTCGGCGCGGGCGGACTCGTTGTCGGCTTCGACCCCGAGGCCTTCGCCGCCCGTACCGCATAG
- the minC gene encoding septum site-determining protein MinC: protein MSANASARPIEFRNTTLGATLAVIQAAEPTTLADAMHKMLGGMPDFFNGETVILDFGAVASMPERIDWPGLQSLLRRYRLQPIGVIRLPEAHHESARRAGLALIDPAQLAAQPPAEARARPVAATAPAPAPAAPERAPAPPPAPAAATPTMFVDRPLRSGQQVYARGTDLVLLGGVSPGAEVIADGSIHCYGPLRGRAIAGAQGDHGARIMASNFGPELVSIAGVYRTFDRGIPEAYAGKPTQVRLNGTDHTLNIDVLQLD, encoded by the coding sequence ATGTCCGCCAACGCGTCCGCACGCCCGATCGAGTTCCGCAACACGACGCTTGGCGCAACCCTCGCCGTGATCCAGGCCGCCGAACCCACGACGCTGGCCGATGCGATGCACAAGATGCTCGGCGGCATGCCGGACTTCTTCAACGGCGAGACGGTGATCCTCGATTTCGGCGCGGTCGCCAGCATGCCCGAACGCATCGACTGGCCCGGGCTGCAGTCGCTGCTGCGGCGCTATCGCCTGCAGCCGATCGGCGTCATCCGCCTGCCCGAAGCGCATCACGAGTCCGCCCGTCGCGCCGGCCTCGCGTTGATCGATCCCGCACAGCTGGCTGCCCAGCCGCCGGCCGAAGCCCGTGCCAGACCCGTCGCTGCCACCGCTCCGGCCCCGGCGCCCGCCGCGCCGGAGCGCGCGCCGGCACCCCCGCCCGCCCCCGCAGCAGCAACGCCGACGATGTTCGTCGACCGCCCGCTGCGCTCGGGCCAGCAGGTCTATGCACGCGGCACCGACCTGGTGCTGCTCGGCGGCGTCAGCCCCGGCGCGGAAGTCATCGCCGACGGCAGCATCCACTGCTACGGCCCGCTGCGCGGCCGCGCGATCGCCGGCGCCCAGGGCGACCACGGCGCACGCATCATGGCCAGCAACTTCGGCCCCGAGCTCGTTTCCATCGCCGGTGTGTATCGCACCTTCGATCGCGGCATCCCGGAAGCCTACGCCGGCAAGCCTACCCAGGTGCGCCTGAACGGCACCGACCACACGCTCAACATCGACGTGCTGCAGCTCGACTGA
- a CDS encoding response regulator, with amino-acid sequence MASELDRQELSVLVVDDAPEIRELLRLILARQGCSVRLASDAEEALGQVAERMPDVVLLDIGLPGGRQKGLELCALLKGNGQPAAPVVVMLTADNDPRTSEQARALGADGYVIKPFTAMQILGLVDAFEVWRMAPEQSRPSFWPMPGHPR; translated from the coding sequence ATGGCTTCAGAGCTCGATCGGCAGGAACTTTCCGTGCTGGTGGTCGATGACGCTCCCGAAATTCGGGAGTTGCTGCGGCTGATCCTGGCCAGACAGGGCTGCAGCGTGCGGCTCGCATCCGACGCGGAAGAAGCTCTGGGCCAGGTCGCCGAGCGTATGCCCGACGTCGTCCTGCTCGACATCGGACTACCCGGTGGGCGACAAAAGGGTCTCGAACTGTGCGCGCTGCTCAAGGGGAATGGGCAGCCGGCGGCCCCGGTCGTGGTCATGCTCACCGCCGACAACGACCCGCGCACGAGCGAGCAGGCGCGCGCGCTCGGTGCCGACGGCTACGTGATCAAGCCGTTCACGGCCATGCAGATCCTCGGACTCGTCGATGCGTTCGAGGTGTGGCGCATGGCGCCCGAGCAAAGCCGTCCGAGCTTCTGGCCGATGCCGGGTCACCCGCGCTGA
- a CDS encoding Tex family protein has protein sequence MLPPIEHRIAEELGVSPRQVIAAVQLLDDGATVPFIARYRKEVTGGLDDTQLRNLEERLGYLRELEDRRATVLASIEEQGKLTAELRAEVEHADTKQRLEDLYLPYKPKRRTKAQIAREAGIGPLAEALLADPMLTPEAEAAKYLNAEAGFADTKAVLDGARQILMEHFAEDAALLGELRSYLHEHGQVRSAVIEGKENEGAKFRDWFDFAEPIATMPSHRALALLRGRNEGVLRLTLDVDRPDPDAPHPCEGRIAVRFGIRNQGRPADRWLAETARWAWSVKISIHLELELMSELRERAEEEAIRVFARNLKDLLLAAPAGTRATIGLDPGIRTGVKVAVVDATGKLVDTATVYPFEPRRDRESSIATIAALAKKHAVELIAIGNGTASRETDALAAELIKRHPELQLTKVMVSEAGASVYSASELAAKEFPDVDVSLRGAVSIARRLQDPLAELVKIDPKSIGVGQYQHDVNQGRLAKSLDAVVEDCVNAVGVDVNTASAPLLARISGLNATLAGNIVEHRNAKGPFRSRDALKDVPRLGPKTFEQAAGFLRIPSGDNPLDASSVHPEAYPVVERILARVQKSVRELMGNGSFLKSLKPVEFTDERFGLPTVQDILAELEKPGRDPRPEFRTASFRDGVETLKDLQPGMLLEGVVTNVTNFGAFVDIGVHQDGLVHISALSNTFVKDPHSVVKAGQVVKVKVLEVDIPRSRIALTMRLGDEPPRREGGARNEARGPQPARDGNRDRRPADGARGKGKPAVRNSPPAGGNALAEAFARARGGK, from the coding sequence ATGCTCCCCCCGATCGAACATCGCATCGCCGAAGAGCTCGGCGTCTCGCCGCGCCAGGTCATCGCCGCCGTCCAGCTCCTCGACGACGGCGCCACCGTGCCCTTCATCGCCCGCTACCGCAAGGAAGTGACCGGCGGCCTCGACGACACCCAGCTGCGCAACCTCGAAGAGCGCCTCGGCTACCTGCGCGAGCTCGAGGATCGCCGCGCCACCGTGCTGGCCTCGATCGAGGAACAGGGCAAGCTCACTGCCGAGCTGCGCGCCGAGGTCGAGCACGCCGACACCAAGCAGCGCCTGGAAGACCTCTACCTGCCCTACAAGCCCAAGCGCCGCACCAAGGCGCAGATCGCGCGCGAAGCCGGCATCGGCCCGCTCGCCGAGGCGCTGCTGGCCGACCCGATGCTGACGCCCGAGGCCGAAGCAGCGAAATACCTCAACGCCGAGGCCGGCTTCGCCGACACCAAGGCGGTGCTCGACGGCGCGCGCCAGATCCTGATGGAGCACTTCGCCGAGGACGCCGCGCTGCTCGGCGAGCTGCGCAGCTACCTGCACGAGCACGGCCAGGTGCGCTCGGCGGTGATCGAGGGCAAGGAGAACGAAGGCGCGAAGTTCCGCGACTGGTTCGACTTCGCCGAGCCGATCGCCACCATGCCCTCGCACCGCGCGCTGGCGCTGCTGCGCGGGCGCAACGAGGGCGTGCTGCGCCTGACGCTGGATGTGGACCGCCCCGACCCCGACGCGCCGCATCCCTGCGAGGGCCGCATCGCCGTGCGCTTCGGCATCCGCAACCAGGGCCGCCCGGCCGACCGCTGGCTCGCCGAGACCGCGCGCTGGGCGTGGAGCGTGAAGATCTCGATCCATCTCGAGCTCGAGCTGATGAGCGAGCTGCGCGAGCGCGCCGAGGAAGAGGCGATCCGCGTGTTCGCGCGCAACCTCAAGGACCTGCTGCTCGCCGCGCCTGCCGGCACGCGCGCCACGATCGGCCTCGATCCCGGCATCCGCACGGGCGTCAAGGTCGCGGTCGTCGACGCCACCGGCAAGCTGGTGGATACCGCCACCGTCTACCCCTTCGAGCCGCGCCGCGACCGCGAGTCCTCGATCGCCACCATCGCCGCGCTGGCGAAGAAGCACGCCGTCGAGCTGATCGCGATCGGCAACGGCACGGCCTCGCGCGAAACCGACGCGCTGGCGGCCGAGCTGATCAAGCGCCATCCCGAACTGCAGCTGACCAAGGTCATGGTGTCCGAGGCCGGCGCATCGGTGTATTCGGCGTCCGAGCTGGCGGCGAAGGAGTTCCCCGACGTGGACGTCAGCCTGCGGGGCGCGGTGTCGATCGCCCGCCGCCTGCAGGACCCGCTCGCCGAGCTGGTCAAGATCGATCCCAAGTCGATCGGCGTCGGCCAGTACCAGCACGACGTCAACCAGGGCCGCCTGGCGAAGAGCCTGGACGCGGTGGTCGAAGACTGCGTGAACGCGGTCGGGGTGGATGTGAACACCGCCTCGGCGCCGCTGCTGGCGCGCATCTCGGGGCTCAACGCCACCCTCGCCGGCAACATCGTCGAGCACCGCAACGCCAAGGGCCCGTTCCGCAGCCGCGATGCGCTGAAGGACGTGCCGCGCCTCGGCCCCAAGACCTTCGAGCAGGCCGCGGGCTTCCTGCGCATCCCGAGCGGCGACAACCCGCTCGACGCCTCCTCGGTGCACCCGGAGGCCTACCCGGTGGTCGAGCGCATCCTCGCCCGGGTGCAGAAGAGCGTGCGCGAGCTGATGGGCAACGGCAGCTTCCTGAAGTCGCTGAAGCCGGTCGAGTTCACCGACGAGCGCTTCGGCCTGCCCACTGTGCAGGACATCCTCGCCGAGCTCGAGAAGCCCGGCCGCGACCCGCGCCCCGAGTTCCGCACCGCCAGCTTCCGCGACGGCGTGGAGACGCTGAAGGACCTGCAGCCGGGCATGCTGCTCGAGGGCGTGGTCACCAACGTCACCAACTTCGGCGCCTTCGTGGACATCGGCGTGCATCAGGACGGCCTGGTGCACATCTCCGCGCTGTCGAACACCTTCGTCAAGGACCCGCACAGCGTGGTCAAGGCCGGCCAGGTGGTGAAGGTCAAGGTGCTCGAGGTCGACATTCCGCGTAGCCGTATCGCGCTGACCATGCGCCTGGGCGACGAGCCCCCGCGCCGCGAGGGCGGTGCGCGCAACGAGGCCCGCGGCCCGCAGCCTGCCCGCGACGGCAACCGCGACCGCCGGCCGGCCGACGGCGCCCGGGGCAAGGGCAAGCCCGCCGTGCGGAACAGCCCGCCCGCCGGCGGCAACGCCCTGGCGGAAGCCTTCGCCCGTGCCCGCGGAGGGAAGTGA
- the minE gene encoding cell division topological specificity factor MinE: MSFLSKLFGEKKKTAEIAKNRLSLLIAHERAGGSPTADFLPALQRELIEVISKYVAVNPDDIKVQLDKQDNFEVLEVNIVLPEQKP; this comes from the coding sequence ATGTCCTTCCTGTCCAAACTGTTCGGCGAGAAGAAGAAGACCGCGGAGATCGCCAAGAACCGCCTGTCGCTGCTGATCGCCCACGAACGCGCGGGCGGAAGCCCGACGGCGGATTTCCTGCCGGCGCTTCAGCGCGAGCTGATCGAGGTCATCTCGAAATACGTCGCGGTCAACCCCGACGACATCAAGGTCCAGCTCGACAAGCAGGACAACTTCGAGGTGCTCGAGGTCAACATCGTGCTCCCCGAGCAGAAGCCCTGA
- a CDS encoding response regulator, protein MKRIILVVEDQPEIRKLICMTMDYDGFEVHEADNGEAALKLITALRPNIVLLDVMMPGKLDGFQVCERVRADPELADTPIVMLTARGQQADIEAGRRAGCSAYLTKPFSPLQLIETVERLTGTTLS, encoded by the coding sequence ATGAAACGAATCATTCTCGTCGTCGAAGATCAACCCGAAATCCGCAAGCTGATCTGCATGACCATGGACTACGACGGGTTCGAGGTCCACGAGGCGGACAATGGCGAAGCCGCACTGAAGCTGATCACGGCACTGCGCCCGAACATCGTCCTGCTCGACGTGATGATGCCGGGCAAGCTCGACGGTTTTCAGGTCTGCGAGCGCGTGCGCGCCGATCCCGAGCTCGCCGACACGCCGATCGTGATGCTCACCGCGCGCGGCCAGCAGGCCGACATCGAGGCCGGGCGGCGGGCGGGGTGCTCGGCCTATCTGACCAAACCGTTCAGCCCGCTGCAACTGATCGAAACCGTCGAACGCCTCACCGGCACCACGCTGAGCTGA
- a CDS encoding Hsp33 family molecular chaperone HslO has product MSDTLPTSYVQRFLLEDLDIRGAVVRLTDVWQAMQAGRDYPQVVARLLGEMSAVSAVIAGNLKQPGRLTFQITGHGPVSLLVVDCAETLNLRGYAKADSVPTGSTLGELVGDGRLQLSLDIEGLDQPYQSLVPLEGDSIGEVFEHYLAQSEQQPAGLWLACSPQAAVALFVQKLPGADLKDLDGWSRVQQLAHTVRDDELLGLDAAEILRRLFAEENVRLFDARAVTHDWPADPEKVAGMLRALGEDEVRAILAEHGEIVVHDDLSNHSYHFDAVDVDALFRPPTLH; this is encoded by the coding sequence ATGAGCGACACCCTTCCCACCAGTTACGTCCAGCGCTTCCTGCTGGAAGATCTCGACATCCGCGGCGCCGTGGTGCGCCTGACCGACGTCTGGCAGGCCATGCAGGCCGGGCGCGACTACCCGCAGGTGGTGGCGCGCCTGCTCGGCGAGATGAGTGCGGTGTCGGCGGTGATCGCCGGCAACCTCAAGCAGCCCGGCCGCCTGACCTTCCAGATCACCGGCCACGGTCCGGTGAGCCTGCTCGTCGTCGACTGCGCCGAGACGCTGAACCTGCGCGGCTACGCCAAGGCCGACTCCGTACCGACCGGCAGCACCCTGGGCGAGCTCGTCGGCGACGGCCGCCTGCAGCTCTCGCTCGACATCGAGGGCCTGGACCAGCCCTACCAGAGCCTGGTGCCGCTCGAGGGCGACAGCATCGGCGAGGTCTTCGAGCACTATCTGGCGCAGTCCGAACAGCAGCCCGCCGGCCTGTGGCTGGCCTGCAGCCCGCAGGCTGCGGTCGCGCTCTTCGTGCAGAAGCTGCCCGGCGCCGACCTCAAGGACCTCGACGGCTGGTCGCGCGTGCAACAGCTCGCCCACACGGTGCGCGACGACGAGCTGCTCGGCCTGGATGCCGCGGAAATCCTGCGCCGCCTGTTCGCGGAGGAGAACGTGCGCCTGTTCGACGCCCGCGCGGTCACCCACGACTGGCCGGCGGATCCCGAGAAGGTGGCGGGCATGCTGCGCGCGCTCGGCGAGGACGAGGTGCGTGCGATCCTGGCCGAACACGGCGAGATCGTGGTGCACGACGACCTCTCCAACCACAGCTACCACTTCGACGCGGTCGACGTGGACGCGCTGTTCCGGCCGCCGACGCTGCATTGA
- a CDS encoding ATP-binding protein: MSQGTEVARGNAAYVEESFADGRWSLWSIAAIGLVLIVSLWTAVSLKISSEAAAEEELIRQRTMSLARVFEEHTIRTLASVDQALLFVKFQYEAIGDALDIGSAVRQGMIVNSLFNQVGIINAEGIYHKSNLADFARVDLKDREHFRVHKEADTGQVFVSKPVLGRATGKWSIQLTRRINRPDGSFGGVAVISVDPFYFVSFYNEVNIGKRGVVTLVGLDGVVRARRAGESTAIGQDLSQGPLFRSLAESLAGYYSGASVVDGLVRSVSYRKVRDLPLVVLVGVEREEALAEWRSRREGYLAFGAGMSAVIVAFSVLAIGLLQRQRRISARLHDLKTRAESANRLKTEFLAAVSHELRTPLNGVIAYAELLTETQESEDNRGFAKVIVENSQHLLALLNSILDMARVEAGEMRLRPADVELKTVVEDVCSTYRPIALGKGVELVYSARDAFTLHCDRTRVTQVLNNLVHNALKFTDHGRVSVEAGREGSDCVFEVSDTGCGIDPSQHELIFERFRQADAFETRQHGGAGLGLALCRELAELMGGGITVRSTPGEGSVFRFWIPVNAGERQA; encoded by the coding sequence GTGTCGCAGGGCACGGAGGTCGCTCGCGGCAACGCCGCGTACGTCGAGGAGTCGTTCGCGGACGGACGCTGGTCGCTGTGGTCGATCGCCGCGATCGGCCTGGTGCTGATCGTGAGCCTGTGGACCGCGGTCAGCCTGAAGATCTCCTCCGAGGCCGCCGCCGAGGAGGAACTGATCCGGCAACGCACCATGAGCCTGGCCCGGGTGTTCGAGGAGCACACCATCCGTACGCTGGCCAGCGTGGATCAGGCGCTGCTGTTCGTGAAGTTCCAGTACGAGGCGATCGGCGACGCGCTCGACATCGGATCGGCGGTCAGGCAGGGCATGATCGTCAACAGCCTGTTCAACCAGGTCGGGATCATCAACGCCGAGGGCATCTACCACAAGTCCAATCTGGCGGACTTCGCCCGTGTCGACCTGAAGGATCGCGAGCATTTCCGGGTGCACAAGGAGGCCGACACCGGGCAGGTCTTCGTCAGCAAGCCGGTCCTGGGGCGCGCCACCGGAAAGTGGTCGATCCAGCTGACGCGCAGGATCAATCGCCCGGACGGCAGCTTCGGCGGGGTGGCGGTGATCTCGGTCGATCCCTTCTATTTCGTCAGCTTCTACAACGAGGTGAATATCGGAAAGCGGGGCGTCGTCACCCTGGTCGGCCTCGATGGCGTGGTGCGCGCGCGTCGTGCGGGAGAGTCCACCGCGATCGGGCAGGACCTGTCCCAGGGGCCGCTGTTCCGCAGCCTGGCGGAGTCGCTGGCGGGCTACTACTCGGGGGCCAGCGTGGTCGATGGTTTGGTGCGCTCGGTGAGCTACCGCAAGGTGCGCGACCTGCCCCTGGTCGTGCTGGTGGGTGTCGAGCGCGAGGAGGCGCTCGCAGAATGGCGCTCGCGGCGCGAGGGCTACCTCGCGTTCGGGGCCGGCATGAGTGCGGTGATCGTCGCCTTCAGCGTGCTGGCAATCGGCCTGCTGCAGCGCCAGCGCCGCATTTCGGCCAGGCTGCACGACCTGAAGACGCGTGCGGAATCGGCCAACCGGCTCAAGACCGAGTTCCTCGCCGCGGTGTCGCATGAACTGCGCACGCCGCTCAATGGCGTCATCGCCTATGCCGAGCTGTTGACGGAGACGCAGGAGAGCGAGGACAACCGCGGTTTCGCGAAAGTGATCGTGGAGAACAGCCAGCATCTGCTCGCGCTGCTGAACTCCATCCTGGACATGGCGCGGGTGGAGGCGGGCGAGATGCGTCTGCGGCCCGCCGACGTGGAGCTGAAGACGGTGGTCGAGGACGTGTGCTCGACCTACCGGCCGATCGCGCTGGGCAAGGGGGTCGAACTCGTGTACTCGGCCAGGGATGCCTTCACGCTGCATTGCGATCGCACGCGGGTGACGCAGGTGCTGAACAACCTGGTGCACAACGCCTTGAAGTTCACCGACCACGGGCGGGTCAGCGTCGAGGCGGGGCGGGAAGGGAGCGACTGCGTGTTCGAGGTCAGCGACACCGGCTGCGGGATCGATCCGAGCCAGCATGAACTGATCTTCGAGCGTTTCCGCCAGGCGGATGCGTTCGAAACCCGGCAGCACGGCGGCGCCGGGCTGGGCCTCGCGCTATGTCGCGAACTCGCCGAGCTGATGGGCGGCGGCATCACGGTGCGCTCGACGCCCGGCGAAGGTAGCGTGTTCCGCTTCTGGATCCCGGTGAATGCCGGGGAGCGCCAGGCGTGA
- a CDS encoding HD domain-containing phosphohydrolase — protein sequence MDLSDLTPHPGIADAPHHGPVSRPHKAGRSHCHDRPHGRAQAKELSAAYLQMFRISSDLKALIMERNRALKAVRAAQRQAMRHLVLVAAQREAGGLEHCLRVGAISALLARMLGKPETWCDMLCEAAAAHDIGNLAVPDAILHKKGPLTAREWAVVRDHPIAGARLLDSAHNPIQQLAAQVALNHHEKWDGSGYPARRQGDNIPSAARIVAVADFVDSLALEAHGRNGVDEERIFALLRLASGAQFDPRVVRAMCKLRPRLAQIRALAAANRSAFPGEDEACSWWRQIDLPVRATVRSPEREARTAAAQRG from the coding sequence ATGGACCTGTCCGACCTGACCCCGCACCCCGGCATCGCAGACGCACCCCACCACGGCCCCGTTTCGCGCCCGCACAAGGCGGGAAGATCGCACTGCCACGATCGCCCCCACGGACGCGCGCAGGCAAAGGAACTCAGCGCGGCCTATCTGCAGATGTTCCGCATCAGCAGCGACCTCAAGGCGCTGATCATGGAGCGCAACCGGGCACTGAAAGCGGTGCGTGCGGCACAGCGGCAGGCCATGCGCCATCTCGTCCTCGTCGCCGCGCAGCGGGAAGCCGGCGGTCTCGAACATTGCCTGCGCGTGGGGGCGATCTCCGCGCTGCTGGCAAGGATGCTGGGCAAGCCCGAGACCTGGTGCGACATGCTGTGCGAGGCTGCGGCCGCACACGACATCGGCAACCTGGCCGTCCCGGACGCGATCCTGCACAAGAAAGGACCGCTGACGGCGCGCGAATGGGCGGTGGTGCGCGACCACCCGATCGCCGGCGCAAGGCTGCTCGACAGCGCGCACAACCCGATCCAGCAGCTGGCGGCACAGGTCGCCCTCAATCACCATGAAAAATGGGATGGCAGCGGCTACCCGGCACGCCGCCAGGGCGACAACATTCCATCGGCGGCACGAATCGTCGCGGTCGCCGATTTCGTCGACTCCCTCGCCCTCGAGGCCCATGGCCGCAACGGCGTGGATGAGGAGCGCATCTTCGCCCTTTTGCGCCTTGCCAGTGGCGCGCAGTTCGACCCCCGGGTAGTCCGCGCGATGTGCAAGCTGCGTCCCCGACTGGCGCAGATCCGGGCGCTCGCGGCCGCGAACCGGAGCGCCTTTCCCGGCGAGGACGAAGCCTGCTCGTGGTGGCGCCAGATCGATCTGCCCGTCCGGGCGACGGTTCGCTCGCCGGAACGGGAGGCGAGAACGGCAGCCGCTCAGCGCGGGTGA
- the minD gene encoding septum site-determining protein MinD, whose translation MKVIVVTSGKGGVGKTTTSAAFASGLALRGFKTAVIDFDVGLRNLDLIMGCERRVVYDLVNVVNGEARLNQALIKDKHCENLFVLPASQTRDKDALTEEGVQKVLDELEHMAFDYVVCDSPAGIERGAVMALTFADEAIVTTNPEVSSVRDSDRILGILQSKSKRARDGGEPVKEHLLITRYSPKRVDDGEMLSYKDVQELLRVPLIGVIPESESVLHASNQGTPAIHLKGTDVAEAYADVVSRFLGEDRPLRFVNYEKPGLIKRLFGGK comes from the coding sequence GTGAAAGTCATCGTCGTAACCTCCGGCAAGGGCGGTGTGGGCAAGACCACCACCAGTGCGGCCTTCGCCTCCGGCCTCGCCCTGCGCGGCTTCAAGACCGCGGTCATCGACTTCGACGTCGGCCTGCGCAACCTCGACCTGATCATGGGCTGCGAACGCCGCGTCGTGTATGACCTGGTGAACGTGGTCAATGGCGAAGCCCGCCTGAACCAGGCGCTGATCAAGGACAAGCACTGCGAGAACCTCTTCGTCCTCCCCGCCTCGCAGACCCGCGACAAGGACGCGCTGACCGAGGAAGGCGTGCAGAAGGTGCTCGACGAACTCGAGCACATGGCCTTCGACTACGTGGTGTGCGACTCCCCCGCCGGCATCGAGCGCGGCGCGGTGATGGCGCTGACCTTCGCCGACGAGGCGATCGTCACCACCAACCCGGAAGTGTCGTCGGTGCGCGACTCCGACCGCATCCTCGGCATCCTGCAGAGCAAATCCAAGCGCGCGCGCGACGGCGGCGAGCCGGTCAAGGAGCATCTGCTGATCACCCGCTACTCGCCCAAGCGCGTGGACGACGGCGAGATGCTGTCGTACAAGGACGTGCAGGAACTGCTGCGCGTGCCGCTGATCGGCGTGATCCCCGAGTCCGAATCGGTGCTGCACGCGTCCAACCAGGGCACGCCGGCGATCCACCTCAAGGGCACCGACGTCGCCGAGGCCTATGCCGACGTGGTAAGCCGCTTCCTCGGCGAGGACCGCCCGCTGCGCTTCGTCAACTACGAGAAACCCGGCCTGATCAAGCGCCTGTTCGGAGGGAAGTGA
- a CDS encoding ABC transporter substrate-binding protein has protein sequence MPSPHRRGILRAGCAALLALGLPPRAFGKAAPVLIGLDAEFSDRNSTADDGIRLGMQTAIDDINAGGGVLGGRPLQLVTTDNRSVPARGLANVEYLAALPDMTAYLCSRFSLVALEQLARIHDLQLPLLAAGSAADSIVDNHRSPNYAFRLGLRDSIAIEALLKAIAARGLRRIGLMLPATAWGRSCLFFAERQFARDRGRALEMVGVEWHRWGSERLIDESYRSLHAKGAQAVLLVANEHEGAALVKSLAQMQVADRRPMFSHWGITGGDFPELCGPALAEVDLEVVQSFSFARAQGPRGARLAQLAAAHFGVDDPLQVPSATTIGPAYDLVHLLALAIDQAGSTQRPAIHAALESLPAYSGVVRRFAPAFTPTRHEALDIDDALMCRFDPNGRLVPGRFRS, from the coding sequence ATGCCGTCGCCCCACCGCCGTGGAATCCTGCGGGCAGGATGTGCCGCGCTGCTCGCGCTCGGCCTTCCTCCCCGCGCCTTCGGCAAGGCGGCGCCGGTGCTGATCGGACTGGACGCGGAGTTCTCCGACCGCAACAGCACCGCGGACGACGGGATACGTCTGGGGATGCAGACCGCGATCGACGACATCAACGCCGGGGGTGGCGTGCTCGGGGGGCGACCGCTGCAGCTCGTGACCACCGACAACCGCAGCGTGCCGGCGCGCGGCCTCGCCAACGTGGAGTACCTGGCGGCCCTGCCCGACATGACGGCCTACCTGTGCAGCAGGTTCTCCCTGGTGGCGCTCGAGCAGTTGGCCCGCATCCATGACCTGCAGCTGCCGCTGCTCGCAGCCGGTTCGGCGGCCGATTCAATCGTCGACAACCATCGTTCGCCAAACTACGCCTTTCGTCTCGGTCTGCGCGACAGCATCGCCATCGAGGCCCTGCTGAAGGCGATCGCAGCCCGCGGCTTGCGCAGGATCGGGCTCATGCTCCCCGCCACGGCCTGGGGGCGGAGCTGCCTGTTCTTCGCCGAACGCCAGTTCGCCCGCGACCGGGGACGTGCGCTGGAGATGGTGGGCGTCGAATGGCATCGCTGGGGCAGCGAGCGGCTGATCGACGAAAGCTATCGAAGCCTGCACGCCAAGGGTGCGCAAGCCGTCCTGCTGGTCGCCAACGAGCACGAGGGGGCCGCCCTGGTGAAGTCCCTTGCGCAGATGCAGGTCGCCGACCGCCGGCCGATGTTCAGCCACTGGGGCATCACCGGTGGCGATTTCCCCGAGCTATGTGGCCCCGCCCTCGCGGAGGTGGATCTGGAAGTCGTGCAATCATTCAGCTTCGCCCGCGCGCAGGGTCCCCGCGGCGCACGCCTGGCACAGCTTGCGGCTGCGCATTTCGGTGTGGACGATCCACTCCAGGTGCCCTCGGCGACCACCATCGGCCCTGCGTACGACCTGGTGCATCTGCTCGCGCTCGCCATCGACCAGGCCGGCAGCACGCAGCGGCCGGCGATCCACGCAGCCCTCGAGAGCCTGCCCGCATACTCGGGCGTGGTCCGCCGCTTCGCCCCGGCGTTCACGCCCACCCGCCACGAGGCACTCGACATCGATGATGCGTTGATGTGCCGCTTCGACCCGAACGGCCGCCTCGTCCCCGGCAGGTTCAGGAGCTGA